A single Henriciella sp. AS95 DNA region contains:
- the lexA gene encoding transcriptional repressor LexA yields the protein MLTTKQKELLLFIHERIKQDGVSPSFDEMKEALNLASKSGIHRLITALEERGFIKRLANRARALEVLKLPDSATPSAPPRGRQVFRPSVVGSAAPRLADHTIPVLGRIAAGVPIEAIQHETSRIRPPDDLPEGDDHFALEVKGDSMIDAGIHDGDLVILKRTDDAHSGDIVVALIDEEEATLKRLRKKGASIALEAANTAYETRIFGPDRVRIQGKLVALVRRYD from the coding sequence GTGCTGACAACCAAACAGAAAGAGCTCCTTCTCTTTATTCACGAGAGAATCAAACAGGATGGCGTTTCACCGTCTTTCGACGAAATGAAAGAAGCCCTGAACCTCGCCTCGAAGTCCGGCATTCACCGCCTGATTACCGCGCTGGAGGAACGGGGCTTTATCAAGAGACTGGCCAACCGTGCCCGCGCTCTGGAGGTCCTGAAGCTTCCTGATTCAGCAACCCCGTCCGCGCCTCCACGAGGCCGCCAGGTCTTTCGTCCAAGTGTTGTCGGAAGTGCAGCGCCGAGGCTTGCCGATCATACGATTCCCGTTCTTGGCCGCATTGCTGCGGGTGTGCCGATTGAGGCAATTCAGCATGAAACCTCTCGCATCCGGCCGCCAGATGATTTGCCGGAGGGCGATGATCACTTCGCTCTGGAAGTCAAAGGCGACTCCATGATCGACGCCGGCATCCACGATGGCGACCTCGTTATTTTGAAGCGCACCGATGACGCTCATAGCGGCGATATTGTCGTGGCCTTGATAGATGAGGAAGAAGCAACGCTGAAGCGTCTGCGCAAGAAAGGCGCTTCGATTGCGCTGGAAGCGGCGAACACCGCCTATGAAACGCGGATTTTCGGCCCTGATCGTGTGCGCATCCAGGGCAAGCTCGTTGCGCTGGTTCGCCGGTACGACTAG
- the trpC gene encoding indole-3-glycerol phosphate synthase TrpC — translation MTTALDRIIDYKRGEVATLKASRSVNDFMMAAQDADAPRGFEKALANTVSEGANALICELKRKSPSAGVIESGADPVKVAQDYETGGAACLSVLTDGPSFGGSLDDLTAVHQAVALPILRKEFIIDVIQVVEARAYSADAILVILSAVDDALAHDLLGAASDLGMDAIVEVHDEAELHRANALPCTLVGVNNRDLKRMVTDLSTTETLAHILAPEKTLISESGISTPEHIIRLQDTGAQRFLIGESLMKSDDRVTTCKNLRNASTS, via the coding sequence ATGACCACTGCCCTTGATCGGATCATCGACTATAAACGGGGCGAAGTGGCGACGCTGAAGGCGAGCCGCTCCGTCAATGACTTCATGATGGCGGCCCAGGATGCTGACGCCCCTCGAGGGTTCGAAAAAGCGCTGGCGAACACAGTTTCAGAAGGCGCAAATGCGCTGATCTGCGAGTTGAAGCGCAAATCTCCATCGGCGGGCGTCATCGAATCAGGCGCCGATCCGGTCAAAGTCGCACAAGACTATGAAACAGGCGGCGCGGCTTGCCTGTCTGTCCTCACGGATGGACCGAGTTTTGGAGGCTCGCTCGACGACCTGACAGCGGTCCACCAAGCCGTCGCGCTGCCCATCCTTCGCAAGGAATTCATCATAGACGTCATCCAGGTTGTCGAGGCCCGTGCCTACTCTGCAGACGCCATCCTCGTCATTCTGTCGGCCGTCGATGATGCCTTGGCTCACGACCTCCTGGGGGCGGCATCGGACCTCGGAATGGATGCGATCGTTGAAGTTCATGATGAGGCAGAACTTCATCGGGCGAATGCTCTGCCTTGCACGCTTGTTGGCGTGAACAATCGCGATCTCAAGCGGATGGTCACCGACCTTTCGACAACTGAAACGTTGGCGCACATACTTGCCCCCGAAAAGACACTGATCTCCGAAAGCGGCATTTCGACTCCGGAGCACATCATAAGGCTGCAGGACACGGGGGCACAACGCTTCCTGATTGGGGAAAGCCTCATGAAGTCAGATGATCGAGTGACAACTTGCAAAAATCTGCGAAACGCTTCCACAAGTTGA
- the trpD gene encoding anthranilate phosphoribosyltransferase, protein MTVSALADSIKALARSEELQPDALEAAFNTLLSGEAAPEQVGAFLMGLAVRGETSTELYAGARVMRQHARTVDVAGPTLDTCGTGGLPWTSLNTSTASAIVIAAAGGRVAKHGNRSVPPKTGSADVLEALGVELDIPNARFEKSIEDAGVGFLFARSHHSAMRHVAPIRSTLGIRTIFNLLGPLSNPANATHHILGVYEPRWLMPMAETLQKLGVVKAWVVHGVDGVDELSISGKSKVVEVTPDGLRSMTVTPDDAGLETSPLGALEGGTPEQNSAAIRDLLEGRHGPFRDMVLLNAAAGLHVLGLSEDLKSGATKAAEAIDNGEALKTLNKLAAISHGIASE, encoded by the coding sequence ATGACCGTCTCTGCCCTTGCCGATTCCATCAAAGCACTCGCTCGAAGCGAAGAGCTGCAGCCAGACGCGCTGGAGGCGGCGTTCAATACGCTGTTATCGGGCGAGGCTGCACCGGAACAGGTCGGCGCTTTTCTGATGGGGCTCGCCGTTCGGGGCGAAACGTCAACTGAACTCTATGCTGGTGCCCGCGTGATGCGCCAACATGCACGGACGGTCGATGTCGCCGGACCAACGCTTGATACATGTGGAACAGGCGGCCTTCCCTGGACGTCGCTCAATACATCCACGGCCAGCGCGATCGTGATTGCAGCAGCTGGCGGAAGAGTCGCCAAGCATGGCAATCGATCTGTCCCCCCAAAGACAGGCTCCGCCGACGTTTTAGAAGCGCTGGGCGTTGAGCTGGACATCCCAAACGCGCGTTTTGAAAAATCCATTGAAGATGCCGGCGTCGGCTTCCTGTTTGCCCGCAGCCACCATTCCGCGATGCGCCATGTCGCGCCCATCCGGTCGACGCTCGGCATTCGAACGATTTTCAACCTTCTTGGGCCGCTATCCAACCCGGCCAATGCCACGCATCATATTCTCGGCGTTTACGAACCAAGGTGGCTGATGCCAATGGCGGAGACGCTGCAGAAGCTCGGCGTCGTAAAAGCCTGGGTTGTCCATGGCGTGGACGGCGTCGACGAACTGTCCATCTCGGGGAAATCCAAGGTCGTTGAAGTCACACCCGACGGCCTCAGATCCATGACAGTGACACCTGACGATGCAGGGCTGGAAACCAGTCCATTGGGAGCGCTTGAAGGCGGAACGCCAGAGCAGAATTCAGCTGCGATACGAGACTTGCTGGAGGGCCGACATGGGCCCTTCCGGGACATGGTCTTGCTCAACGCCGCCGCAGGTCTGCACGTGCTGGGCTTGTCGGAAGATCTGAAATCTGGCGCTACGAAGGCCGCCGAGGCAATTGACAACGGCGAAGCGCTGAAGACGCTGAACAAGCTCGCCGCGATCAGCCATGGGATAGCATCTGAATGA
- a CDS encoding aminodeoxychorismate/anthranilate synthase component II, with amino-acid sequence MILVVDNYDSFTWNLVHYVEQAGGKTRVIRNDEMSVDDALALSPAGVVLSPGPCTPLEAGICVDLVNAAPDDLPILGVCLGHQSIGHAMGEPVVHAQAILHGKISRIRNARTGLFEGLPEEFDVVRYHSLAIPMDRLPDALVADAWTSDGEIMSVHHKTRPIFGVQFHPESIKTQYGHELIQNFLKLT; translated from the coding sequence ATGATCCTCGTCGTCGATAACTATGACAGCTTTACCTGGAATCTTGTCCATTACGTCGAGCAGGCGGGCGGGAAGACCAGGGTTATCCGAAATGACGAAATGTCTGTCGACGACGCGCTCGCCCTGTCGCCTGCGGGGGTCGTCTTGTCTCCAGGTCCCTGCACCCCCCTGGAAGCGGGCATTTGCGTAGACCTCGTCAACGCCGCCCCTGACGATCTTCCGATACTAGGCGTATGCCTTGGTCATCAATCGATCGGCCATGCGATGGGTGAGCCCGTGGTCCATGCGCAGGCAATCCTTCACGGCAAGATATCGCGTATCAGGAACGCCCGGACCGGTCTGTTTGAAGGTCTCCCAGAGGAATTCGATGTGGTTCGATACCATTCGCTCGCCATACCGATGGACAGATTGCCAGATGCGCTGGTTGCTGACGCCTGGACATCAGATGGGGAAATCATGTCGGTACACCACAAGACACGGCCGATATTCGGCGTGCAATTTCACCCGGAATCCATCAAGACCCAATATGGGCACGAACTGATCCAGAACTTCCTGAAGCTGACATGA
- the trpE gene encoding anthranilate synthase component I, protein MTRDRLIVRRRIGDIETPVSAMLKLDPEQAGSFLFESIHGGERLGRYSFLGVRPLKWFRIHDGVAEVAEDADFTNAERLDMSPIEALRHFAEAGRADTDETGLPPMASGTFGYIGYDMIQYVEPVTISAPDHLHVPDALLVIPGAVLVFDHLYQELLLIARHPDGDEASANKLLDEIEASLEKIAPLSPRENKADDLNFVSNTSKARYFEMVEAAIEYARAGDTFQIVPSQRFSAPYNRRSISLYRALRRLNPSAFMFHMNLGTVRLVGSSPEILVRVRDGRVAIRPIAGTRPRSGDAVEDARRAADLLADEKECAEHLMLLDLGRNDVGRVAAYGTVEVSEQFIVERYSHVMHIVSHVEGDLREGLDSVDALLAGLPAGTVSGAPKIRAMQIIDQLEASRRGIYGGAVGYFGWNGDMDTCIALRTAVLKDGQIHVQAGGGVVLDSKPQYEFDETVHKAGALKRAAELSAIYEFDQ, encoded by the coding sequence ATGACACGCGACCGCCTGATCGTACGACGGCGGATCGGAGATATCGAAACGCCAGTCTCAGCCATGCTGAAGCTGGACCCGGAACAGGCTGGCTCGTTTCTGTTTGAGTCTATCCATGGTGGAGAACGCCTCGGTCGATACTCCTTTCTGGGCGTTCGGCCGCTGAAATGGTTCCGAATCCATGACGGCGTCGCCGAAGTTGCCGAAGATGCGGACTTCACGAACGCTGAACGTCTGGACATGTCCCCGATAGAAGCACTGAGGCACTTCGCCGAAGCTGGTCGAGCCGACACCGACGAAACCGGACTTCCCCCCATGGCGTCCGGAACCTTTGGGTATATCGGTTACGATATGATCCAGTACGTCGAACCCGTGACCATTTCGGCGCCCGACCACTTACATGTACCGGATGCCTTGCTCGTCATTCCTGGCGCTGTTCTTGTCTTTGATCACCTCTATCAGGAACTTCTCCTGATCGCCCGTCACCCGGACGGTGATGAGGCGTCAGCAAACAAGCTGCTGGATGAGATAGAGGCGTCGCTGGAGAAGATTGCTCCCCTTTCGCCTCGAGAGAACAAGGCTGATGATCTCAACTTCGTTTCAAATACGAGCAAGGCGCGCTATTTTGAGATGGTCGAAGCCGCGATCGAATACGCGAGAGCCGGCGACACTTTTCAGATTGTACCGAGCCAAAGGTTTTCGGCTCCGTATAACCGCAGATCAATAAGTCTCTACCGCGCCCTGCGGCGCCTGAACCCTTCAGCCTTCATGTTCCACATGAACCTCGGCACGGTGCGCCTGGTCGGCTCCAGCCCCGAAATCCTCGTTCGTGTGCGCGACGGACGCGTTGCCATCCGGCCAATCGCCGGCACCCGCCCGCGGTCCGGCGACGCCGTAGAGGACGCGCGGCGGGCTGCAGACCTGCTCGCAGACGAGAAAGAATGTGCAGAGCACCTCATGTTGCTTGATCTTGGCCGAAATGACGTTGGCAGGGTTGCGGCCTATGGTACTGTTGAGGTCAGTGAGCAGTTCATCGTCGAACGCTATAGCCACGTCATGCATATCGTCAGCCACGTCGAGGGTGACCTGCGCGAAGGCCTCGACAGCGTCGACGCCCTGCTCGCTGGCCTTCCCGCTGGCACAGTCTCTGGCGCCCCGAAAATCCGGGCCATGCAGATCATCGATCAGCTGGAGGCATCCCGCCGGGGCATTTATGGCGGCGCCGTGGGATACTTCGGCTGGAACGGCGACATGGACACCTGCATCGCGCTCAGGACAGCCGTGCTGAAGGACGGACAGATCCACGTTCAGGCCGGAGGCGGCGTGGTGCTGGATAGCAAGCCGCAATACGAGTTTGACGAAACGGTCCATAAGGCAGGCGCCCTGAAACGCGCCGCAGAACTCTCAGCCATCTATGAGTTCGACCAATGA